One region of Flavobacterium sp. GSB-24 genomic DNA includes:
- a CDS encoding bifunctional UDP-3-O-[3-hydroxymyristoyl] N-acetylglucosamine deacetylase/3-hydroxyacyl-ACP dehydratase, protein MVKQKTIKNEISLTGVGLHTGKEVTMTFKPAPVNNGFTFVRVDLQGQPVIEADANYVVNTQRGTNLEKLGVKIQTPEHVLAAVVGCDLDNIIIELNASELPIMDGSSKYFVEAIEKAGIEEQDASRNVYVVKEVISFTDEATGSEILVMPSDEYQVTTMVDFGTKVLGTQNATLKSLSDFKQEIASSRTFSFLHELESLLENGLIKGGDLNNAIVYVDKEISESTMENLKKAFGKDEISVKPNGVLDNLTLHYPNEAARHKLLDVIGDLSLIGVRIQGKIIANKPGHFVNTQFAKKLAKIIKIEQRNHVPTYDLHQEPLMDIHKIMSMLPHRPPFLLIDRIIEMSDRHVVGLKNVTMNENFFVGHFPEAPVMPGVLIVEAMAQTGGILVLSTVPDPENYLTYFMKIDNVKFKHKVLPGDTLIFKCELISPIRRGICHMQANAYANGKLVTEAELMAQIARKQ, encoded by the coding sequence ATGGTTAAACAGAAGACCATCAAGAATGAAATTTCGCTAACAGGAGTTGGATTACATACTGGAAAAGAAGTTACAATGACTTTTAAACCTGCTCCCGTTAATAATGGTTTCACTTTTGTAAGAGTAGATTTGCAAGGTCAACCAGTTATTGAGGCTGATGCTAATTATGTTGTTAATACTCAAAGAGGTACAAATCTTGAAAAACTTGGAGTAAAAATTCAAACACCAGAGCACGTTTTAGCGGCAGTTGTTGGATGCGATTTGGATAATATTATTATTGAATTGAATGCCTCTGAACTTCCAATTATGGATGGTTCATCAAAATATTTTGTTGAAGCAATAGAAAAAGCAGGAATTGAAGAACAAGATGCAAGCCGTAATGTTTATGTTGTAAAAGAAGTTATCTCATTTACAGATGAAGCAACAGGAAGCGAAATTCTTGTTATGCCTAGCGATGAGTACCAAGTAACTACAATGGTAGATTTTGGTACAAAAGTTTTAGGAACTCAAAATGCTACACTTAAAAGTTTATCAGATTTTAAACAAGAAATTGCAAGTTCTAGAACTTTTAGTTTTTTACATGAATTAGAATCATTGTTAGAAAACGGACTTATTAAAGGAGGCGATTTAAATAACGCAATTGTTTACGTAGATAAAGAGATTTCTGAGTCTACAATGGAGAATTTAAAGAAAGCCTTTGGTAAGGATGAAATATCTGTAAAACCAAATGGAGTTTTAGATAACCTTACTTTACATTACCCAAATGAGGCAGCAAGACACAAACTGCTTGATGTTATTGGAGATTTATCTCTTATTGGCGTGCGTATTCAAGGAAAAATTATTGCTAATAAACCAGGTCACTTTGTAAATACTCAGTTTGCTAAAAAGCTGGCTAAAATTATCAAAATAGAACAAAGAAATCATGTTCCAACTTATGATTTGCATCAAGAACCATTGATGGATATTCATAAAATCATGTCGATGCTTCCTCACAGACCTCCATTTTTATTAATTGACAGAATTATAGAAATGTCTGATCGTCATGTGGTTGGATTGAAAAATGTTACTATGAACGAAAATTTCTTCGTAGGGCATTTTCCAGAAGCTCCAGTAATGCCAGGAGTTTTAATTGTTGAAGCAATGGCACAGACAGGTGGTATTTTGGTATTAAGCACCGTTCCGGATCCTGAGAATTATTTAACGTACTTCATGAAAATTGATAACGTTAAATTTAAGCACAAAGTGTTGCCGGGAGATACCTTAATTTTTAAATGTGAATTGATTTCTCCAATCAGAAGAGGGATTTGCCATATGCAGGCAAACGCTTATGCAAATGGTAAATTAGTAACTGAGGCAGAATTAATGGCACAAATAGCAAGAAAACAATAA
- a CDS encoding sigma-70 family RNA polymerase sigma factor yields MSHILKNKALDDFILWNNLKNGDERSFSLLFEKYYRDLIGYGNSLCPFEEKVQDCIQDVFADIWLYRNSLQDNVIVKAYLLSSVRKRIARLHERDHVFRKTTTTDVLEFLFDFSIENDLVEDEVTAERVLHLNKLLNDLPGRQKEALYLRYHQGLSVDQIADLLDVNYQSANNLLHRGLLSLRKEWKGSIPLLVLISSGLF; encoded by the coding sequence ATGAGCCACATTTTAAAAAACAAAGCGTTAGATGATTTTATTCTTTGGAATAATTTAAAAAATGGTGATGAAAGATCATTCTCTTTACTTTTTGAAAAATATTATAGAGATTTAATTGGTTATGGAAATTCTCTTTGTCCATTTGAAGAAAAAGTACAAGATTGTATTCAAGATGTTTTTGCTGATATTTGGCTTTATCGTAATTCATTGCAAGATAATGTAATAGTAAAAGCTTATCTGCTTTCTAGTGTTAGAAAGAGAATTGCGCGTTTGCACGAAAGAGATCATGTTTTTAGAAAAACAACTACTACAGATGTTTTAGAATTCCTTTTTGATTTTTCTATAGAAAATGATTTAGTAGAAGATGAAGTTACTGCTGAACGTGTTTTGCATTTAAATAAATTGCTTAACGATTTACCTGGCCGCCAAAAAGAAGCCTTATACCTTCGTTATCATCAAGGATTGAGTGTCGATCAAATCGCAGATCTACTGGATGTTAATTATCAATCTGCAAATAACTTACTGCATCGCGGGTTATTAAGTCTTCGTAAAGAATGGAAAGGAAGTATTCCGCTTCTAGTCCTTATATCCTCAGGGCTTTTTTAA
- the lpxA gene encoding acyl-ACP--UDP-N-acetylglucosamine O-acyltransferase: MNQPLAYVHPGAKIAKNVVIEPFTTIHNNVVIGDGTWIGSNVTIMEGARIGKNCNIFPGAVISAVPQDLKFGGEDSLAIIGDNCTIRECVTINRGTIASGQTVLGNNCLVMAYAHIAHDCEIGNNAIIVNGVALAGHVVVGNHAVIGGLAAIHQFIHIGDHAMISGGSLVRKDVPPFTKAAKEPLSYVGINSVGLRRRGFSTEKIREIQEIYRILYQKNYNTTQALSIIEAEMEATPERDEILDFIRNSSRGIMKGYSGNY; this comes from the coding sequence ATGAATCAACCATTAGCATATGTTCATCCTGGCGCGAAAATCGCTAAAAACGTTGTAATAGAGCCATTTACAACAATTCACAATAATGTTGTTATTGGTGATGGTACTTGGATTGGTTCAAATGTGACCATTATGGAAGGAGCTCGAATTGGTAAAAATTGCAATATTTTTCCAGGAGCTGTAATTTCTGCGGTGCCACAAGATTTAAAATTTGGAGGTGAAGATTCTCTTGCAATTATCGGAGATAATTGTACTATTAGAGAATGTGTAACTATAAATAGAGGAACAATTGCATCTGGTCAAACAGTACTTGGAAACAATTGTTTAGTAATGGCTTATGCGCATATTGCTCACGACTGCGAAATTGGAAATAATGCTATTATTGTTAATGGTGTTGCTTTAGCTGGTCACGTAGTTGTTGGTAATCATGCTGTTATTGGAGGTCTTGCAGCGATTCATCAATTTATTCATATTGGAGATCACGCAATGATTTCTGGTGGATCATTGGTTAGAAAAGACGTTCCGCCTTTTACAAAAGCAGCAAAAGAACCTTTGTCTTATGTTGGAATTAACTCGGTTGGTTTAAGAAGAAGAGGTTTTAGTACTGAAAAAATTAGAGAAATTCAGGAAATCTATAGAATTTTGTACCAAAAGAATTATAATACAACACAAGCTTTGAGTATTATTGAAGCTGAAATGGAAGCGACTCCTGAAAGAGATGAAATTCTTGATTTTATTAGAAATTCGTCTCGAGGAATTATGAAAGGTTATTCAGGTAACTATTAA
- a CDS encoding nuclear transport factor 2 family protein, which produces MSIKEFVQKFYKSDALIDSEILKTYLHPDVILEWNSSKGFIEMDYNSILEMANELSRAYVRSKVRISHIISEDDLVSVRYSHFVKTIENPREEMLLAHFSTIWQIKDDKLYRGYQMSQFS; this is translated from the coding sequence ATGTCTATTAAAGAATTTGTTCAGAAATTTTATAAGTCAGATGCCTTAATTGATAGCGAAATTTTAAAAACATATCTGCATCCTGATGTTATTCTTGAATGGAACAGCAGTAAAGGTTTCATTGAGATGGATTATAATTCGATACTAGAAATGGCCAATGAGCTTAGTCGTGCATATGTACGATCTAAAGTTAGAATTAGTCATATTATTAGTGAAGATGATTTAGTATCAGTACGTTATTCTCATTTTGTGAAAACTATAGAGAATCCGAGAGAAGAAATGCTTTTAGCACATTTTTCTACAATTTGGCAGATTAAAGATGATAAACTTTATAGAGGTTATCAAATGAGTCAATTTTCTTAA
- the efp gene encoding elongation factor P: MASTSDIRNGLCIKFNHDIYKIIEFLHVKPGKGPAFVRTKLKSLTTGKVLDNTFSAGHKIEDVRVETHTFQFLYAEGDEFHFMNAETFEQISLNKNILDAPGLLKEGTNVMVQINTETDLPLSVDMPTSVILEVTYAEPGVKGNTATNATKSATVETGANINVPLFINEGDKIKIDTASGSYMERVKE; this comes from the coding sequence ATGGCATCTACATCAGATATTAGAAACGGATTGTGTATTAAATTTAATCACGATATCTATAAAATTATTGAATTTCTTCACGTAAAACCTGGAAAAGGTCCAGCTTTCGTAAGAACAAAACTTAAAAGTTTAACAACAGGAAAAGTATTAGATAATACATTTTCTGCAGGTCATAAAATCGAAGATGTTCGTGTAGAAACACATACATTTCAATTTTTATATGCTGAAGGAGATGAATTTCACTTTATGAATGCTGAAACTTTTGAGCAGATTTCATTAAACAAAAATATTTTAGATGCTCCTGGATTATTAAAAGAAGGAACAAATGTAATGGTTCAGATTAATACTGAAACTGATTTACCTTTGTCTGTTGATATGCCAACATCTGTAATTCTTGAAGTTACTTATGCTGAGCCAGGTGTAAAAGGTAATACTGCTACAAACGCAACTAAATCTGCAACAGTAGAAACAGGTGCAAACATCAACGTTCCTTTATTTATCAATGAAGGTGACAAAATTAAAATTGATACAGCTTCAGGTTCATACATGGAGCGTGTAAAAGAGTAG
- a CDS encoding UDP-3-O-(3-hydroxymyristoyl)glucosamine N-acyltransferase, translating to MKFPKSHSLQEIANLLNCKFIGDKDFQVLGMNEIHVVEPGDIVFVDHPKYYDKALQSAATIVLINKEVECPEGKALLISDDPFRDFNILTKHFKPFQFANVAIAPSAEIGEGTIIQPNSFVGNHVKIGKNCLIHSNVSIYDHTIIGDNVIIHAGTILGADAFYYKKRPEGFDQLVSGGRVVIEDNVGIGALCTIDKGVTGDTTIGAGTKLDNQVHVGHDTVIGKKCLIASQTGIAGCVIIEDEVTMWGQVGTTSGITIGTKAVVMGQTGVTKSVEGGKSYFGTPIEESREKLKQLANIKKIPEILSKLK from the coding sequence ATGAAATTTCCAAAGAGTCATTCTTTACAAGAAATTGCAAATTTGCTTAACTGCAAATTTATTGGCGACAAAGACTTTCAAGTTTTAGGCATGAACGAAATACATGTTGTAGAACCTGGTGATATAGTATTTGTTGACCATCCAAAATATTACGATAAAGCTTTGCAGTCGGCTGCTACAATTGTTTTGATAAATAAAGAAGTAGAATGTCCAGAAGGTAAAGCGCTTTTAATTTCTGATGATCCGTTTAGAGATTTTAATATTTTAACGAAACATTTTAAACCTTTTCAATTTGCAAATGTAGCAATAGCACCATCTGCAGAAATAGGAGAGGGAACTATAATTCAGCCCAATAGTTTTGTTGGCAACCATGTTAAAATTGGAAAAAACTGCCTAATTCACTCTAATGTTTCTATTTACGATCACACGATTATTGGTGATAACGTAATTATTCACGCAGGAACTATTTTAGGTGCTGATGCTTTTTATTACAAGAAACGCCCAGAAGGTTTTGACCAATTAGTTTCTGGCGGAAGAGTAGTTATTGAAGATAATGTTGGTATTGGTGCGCTTTGTACAATTGATAAAGGTGTTACAGGAGATACAACAATTGGAGCTGGAACAAAACTAGATAATCAAGTGCATGTTGGACATGATACTGTTATCGGAAAAAAATGTTTAATTGCCTCACAAACTGGTATTGCTGGTTGTGTTATTATTGAAGATGAAGTAACAATGTGGGGGCAAGTAGGAACCACTAGTGGTATTACAATTGGTACAAAAGCTGTAGTAATGGGTCAGACTGGTGTAACTAAATCAGTTGAAGGCGGAAAATCATACTTTGGTACTCCAATTGAAGAATCTAGAGAAAAATTGAAACAATTAGCCAATATCAAGAAGATTCCTGAAATTTTAAGTAAATTGAAGTAA
- a CDS encoding HD domain-containing protein — protein sequence MTQINKLKIFNDPIYGFITIPNELIYDLIQHPYFQRLRRISQMGLSYLVYPGANHTRFHHALGCMHLMQKAIDTLRFKDVVISAEEENALLIAILLHDIGHGPFSHAMERSIVEDVHHEAISLLFMNQLNEEFGGRLSLAIQVFKGEYHRKFMLQLISSQLDMDRMDYLKRDSFYTGVAEGNVNSERLIQMMNVENDVLVIEEKGIYSVEKFLLSRRLMYWQAYLHKTSLVAELILMKTLKRAKELTLKGINLPCSEPLSYFMHNKVTLDDFDAEKLDLFSQLDDFDIISALKAWQRQDDFVLSTLSKMIINRDLLKIKLSAEKISMEESQSLKEQFANLHHITQLEAGYFIFRGKIKNQAYSKEAEPIRILKKDKTIEDVVEASDQLNLKSLSKLVTKYYICFPKQLI from the coding sequence GTGACTCAGATCAACAAATTAAAAATATTCAACGATCCTATCTATGGCTTTATTACGATTCCAAACGAGCTGATTTATGATTTAATCCAACATCCCTATTTTCAGCGTCTTCGTCGTATCTCTCAAATGGGATTGTCATATTTGGTGTATCCGGGAGCAAATCATACGCGTTTTCATCATGCGTTAGGATGCATGCATTTAATGCAGAAGGCAATTGATACACTTCGTTTTAAAGATGTTGTGATATCTGCAGAAGAAGAAAATGCCTTATTAATTGCTATTTTACTTCATGATATCGGACATGGGCCATTTTCTCATGCAATGGAAAGAAGTATTGTTGAAGATGTGCATCATGAAGCGATTTCATTATTATTTATGAATCAGCTAAATGAAGAGTTTGGCGGCAGATTGAGTTTGGCAATTCAGGTTTTTAAAGGAGAATATCATAGAAAATTCATGCTGCAATTGATTTCAAGTCAGTTGGATATGGATCGAATGGATTATCTAAAACGTGACAGTTTTTATACTGGAGTTGCAGAAGGAAATGTCAATTCTGAGCGATTGATTCAGATGATGAATGTTGAAAATGATGTTTTGGTTATTGAAGAAAAAGGAATTTATTCGGTAGAAAAATTCTTGCTTTCTAGAAGATTAATGTATTGGCAGGCTTATCTGCATAAAACGAGTTTAGTAGCCGAATTAATTTTAATGAAAACATTAAAGAGGGCTAAAGAGTTGACTTTGAAAGGAATTAACTTACCTTGCAGTGAACCGCTTTCATATTTTATGCATAATAAGGTTACTCTGGATGATTTTGATGCTGAAAAGTTAGATTTGTTTTCGCAGCTTGATGATTTTGATATCATTAGTGCGTTGAAAGCTTGGCAGAGACAAGATGATTTTGTGTTAAGTACATTAAGCAAGATGATCATTAATAGAGATTTATTGAAAATAAAGTTAAGTGCAGAAAAAATTTCAATGGAAGAATCCCAATCTTTGAAAGAACAATTTGCCAACTTGCACCATATTACACAATTAGAGGCTGGTTATTTTATTTTTAGAGGAAAAATTAAAAACCAAGCCTACAGTAAAGAAGCCGAACCTATTAGAATTTTGAAAAAAGATAAAACAATTGAGGATGTTGTTGAAGCTTCTGATCAGCTGAATTTGAAATCGTTATCTAAATTGGTAACAAAATATTATATCTGTTTCCCAAAACAACTTATCTAA
- a CDS encoding bifunctional response regulator/alkaline phosphatase family protein yields the protein MDKIKILWVDDEIDLLKPHILFLEKKNYEVTTCNNGLDAIALFEEDNFDIVFLDENMPGMSGLETLSEMKEKKSAIPMIMITKSEEEYIMEEAIGSKIADYLIKPVNPNQILLSLKKNLDHSRLISEKTTLDYQKEFRKIAMELAMVNSYEDWVELYKKLLFWELELENINDQAMIEILESQKVEANSQFGKYIERNYEDWFAPKADKPIQSHTLFKELVVPELKKKDKPVLFVVIDNLRYDQWKSFETVIANYYKLEKEVPYFSILPTATQYARNAIFSGLMPLDMEKQFPEYWKNDVEDGGKNLYEAEFLSAQLKRLGLNIKEDYFKITNYAGGKKLAENFKALKGNDLVTVVYNFVDMLSHAKTEMEVVKELASDDKAYRSLTLSWFKNSPLLEIIQQAQVLGFKLILTTDHGTINVKNPSKVVGDKNTSLNLRYKTGRSLTYEQKDVYVVKEPKTIGLPAINMSSSFIFAKNDFFLAYVNNYNHYVSYYKNTYQHGGISLEEMIIPFLVFNPK from the coding sequence ATGGATAAGATCAAAATACTTTGGGTCGATGATGAAATCGATCTTTTAAAGCCCCATATATTATTTCTAGAAAAAAAGAATTACGAAGTTACAACTTGTAATAACGGACTTGATGCTATTGCATTGTTTGAAGAAGATAATTTCGATATTGTTTTTTTGGATGAAAATATGCCTGGAATGAGCGGTTTAGAAACGCTTTCTGAAATGAAAGAAAAAAAATCAGCCATACCAATGATTATGATTACAAAGAGCGAAGAAGAGTACATTATGGAAGAAGCCATAGGTTCTAAAATCGCCGACTACTTGATAAAACCTGTAAATCCGAACCAGATTTTATTGAGTTTGAAAAAGAATCTAGATCACTCAAGACTGATCTCTGAAAAGACAACTTTGGATTATCAAAAGGAATTCAGAAAAATTGCAATGGAATTGGCAATGGTGAATTCGTATGAAGACTGGGTTGAATTGTATAAAAAATTACTTTTCTGGGAATTAGAGCTTGAAAACATTAATGATCAGGCGATGATCGAAATTTTAGAATCTCAAAAAGTTGAAGCCAATTCACAATTCGGAAAATATATTGAACGAAATTATGAAGATTGGTTTGCTCCAAAAGCAGACAAACCTATTCAATCTCATACTTTATTTAAAGAATTAGTTGTTCCAGAATTAAAAAAGAAAGACAAACCTGTTTTATTTGTTGTAATCGACAACCTTCGTTACGACCAATGGAAATCTTTTGAGACTGTAATTGCAAATTATTACAAATTAGAAAAAGAGGTTCCTTATTTTTCTATTCTTCCAACAGCAACTCAATATGCTAGAAATGCTATTTTCTCTGGTTTAATGCCTTTGGATATGGAAAAACAATTTCCTGAATATTGGAAAAACGACGTTGAAGATGGAGGGAAAAATCTTTACGAAGCTGAATTTTTATCGGCTCAATTGAAAAGATTAGGCTTAAATATTAAGGAAGATTATTTCAAAATTACCAATTATGCTGGCGGTAAAAAGCTTGCAGAGAACTTCAAAGCTTTAAAAGGCAATGACTTAGTTACTGTTGTTTACAATTTCGTAGATATGCTTTCGCACGCTAAGACAGAAATGGAAGTAGTAAAAGAATTAGCTTCAGATGATAAGGCATACCGCTCATTAACACTAAGTTGGTTTAAAAACTCTCCTTTATTAGAAATCATCCAGCAGGCACAGGTTTTAGGATTCAAATTAATCTTAACCACAGATCACGGAACAATTAATGTAAAAAATCCGTCGAAAGTTGTGGGAGATAAAAATACAAGCCTAAATTTGCGTTACAAAACTGGTCGTAGTTTAACCTACGAACAAAAAGACGTGTATGTAGTAAAAGAACCTAAAACAATTGGTTTACCAGCTATAAACATGAGCAGTTCGTTTATTTTTGCCAAAAATGATTTCTTTCTGGCTTATGTAAACAACTACAATCATTATGTGAGTTATTACAAAAATACATATCAGCATGGCGGAATTTCGTTAGAAGAAATGATTATTCCGTTTTTGGTATTTAACCCGAAATAA
- the sucD gene encoding succinate--CoA ligase subunit alpha, translated as MSVLVNKDSKIIVQGFTGSEGTFHASQMIEYGTNVVGGVTPGKGGTSHLDRPVFNTVKDAVDQAGADTSIIFVPPAFAADAIMEAADAGIKVIIAITEGIPVADMIKANNYVKERNSRLIGPNCPGVITPGEAKVGIMPGFVFKKGTVGIVSKSGTLTYEAADQVVKQGLGITTAIGIGGDPIIGTTTKEAVELLMNDPETEAIIMIGEIGGQLEADAARWVKADGNRKPVIGFIAGETAPAGRTMGHAGAIVGGSDDTAAAKKQIMRDNGIHVVDSPAEIGKKVKEVLG; from the coding sequence ATGAGTGTTTTAGTTAATAAAGATTCCAAAATAATTGTTCAGGGATTTACAGGAAGCGAAGGAACTTTCCACGCTTCTCAAATGATTGAGTATGGTACTAATGTTGTTGGAGGTGTTACTCCAGGAAAAGGTGGTACCAGCCATTTAGACCGTCCAGTTTTTAATACAGTAAAAGACGCTGTTGATCAAGCTGGTGCTGATACTTCTATCATTTTTGTTCCGCCGGCTTTTGCTGCTGATGCAATTATGGAAGCTGCTGATGCTGGAATTAAAGTAATTATTGCTATTACAGAAGGAATTCCTGTAGCAGATATGATTAAAGCAAATAATTATGTTAAAGAAAGAAATTCAAGATTAATTGGTCCAAACTGCCCAGGTGTAATTACTCCAGGTGAAGCTAAAGTTGGTATTATGCCAGGTTTCGTTTTCAAAAAAGGAACTGTTGGTATTGTTTCTAAATCTGGAACTTTAACTTATGAAGCTGCTGACCAAGTTGTAAAACAAGGTTTAGGAATCACTACAGCAATTGGTATTGGTGGAGATCCAATTATTGGAACTACTACTAAAGAAGCTGTAGAATTATTAATGAACGATCCAGAAACTGAAGCAATCATTATGATTGGTGAAATTGGAGGTCAATTAGAAGCTGATGCTGCTAGATGGGTAAAAGCTGATGGTAACCGTAAACCAGTTATTGGATTTATCGCTGGAGAAACTGCTCCTGCTGGTAGAACAATGGGTCACGCAGGTGCTATTGTTGGTGGTTCTGATGATACTGCTGCTGCTAAAAAACAAATCATGAGAGACAACGGAATTCACGTTGTTGATTCGCCAGCTGAAATTGGTAAAAAAGTAAAAGAAGTACTTGGATAG
- the lpxD gene encoding UDP-3-O-(3-hydroxymyristoyl)glucosamine N-acyltransferase, giving the protein MKFTAEQIAGILEGEVVGNPNAEVSKLSKIEEGEEGSLTFLANPKYINYIYTTKATVTIVNDTFVPEQEITTTLIKVEDAYAAFSKLLHFYNQVKLNKTGIEPQSFMSEGTKYGENLYLGSFSYVGQNVVLGNNVKIYPNSFIGDNVVIGDNVFIFAGAKIYSETVIGNNCTIHSGTIIGADGFGFVPNEEGIYSKVPQIGNVIIEDNVDIGANTTIDRATLGSTIIRQGVKLDNQIQIAHNVEIGKNTVIAAQSGVAGSTKIGEGCMIGGQVGIAGHLIIGNNVRLQAQSGVARNIKDDETLQGTPSLGYTDFNKSYVHFKNLPKIVSEVEELKKQIINPKNGNNG; this is encoded by the coding sequence ATGAAATTTACAGCAGAACAAATAGCAGGAATTTTAGAAGGAGAAGTTGTTGGGAATCCCAATGCAGAAGTTTCTAAACTTTCTAAAATCGAAGAAGGCGAAGAAGGATCGCTTACTTTTTTGGCTAATCCAAAGTATATCAACTATATATATACAACAAAAGCGACAGTTACAATTGTTAACGACACTTTTGTTCCGGAGCAGGAAATTACGACTACACTAATAAAGGTAGAAGATGCTTATGCGGCGTTTTCTAAGCTTTTGCATTTCTATAATCAAGTAAAATTAAATAAAACAGGTATCGAACCTCAGTCCTTTATGTCTGAAGGAACTAAATATGGTGAAAACTTATATTTAGGAAGCTTTAGCTATGTAGGACAGAATGTGGTTTTAGGTAATAATGTAAAAATTTATCCGAACAGTTTTATTGGTGATAACGTTGTTATTGGTGACAATGTATTCATTTTCGCTGGAGCAAAAATTTACTCAGAAACAGTAATTGGTAATAATTGTACCATTCATTCTGGAACTATTATTGGTGCAGATGGTTTTGGTTTTGTACCAAATGAAGAAGGTATTTATAGTAAAGTACCTCAGATAGGAAACGTTATTATCGAAGATAATGTTGATATTGGTGCCAACACTACAATAGATAGAGCAACTCTTGGTTCTACAATAATTAGACAAGGAGTTAAACTAGACAATCAGATCCAGATCGCCCATAATGTTGAAATCGGTAAAAATACTGTAATTGCTGCTCAAAGTGGTGTTGCAGGTTCTACAAAGATTGGAGAAGGCTGTATGATTGGCGGGCAAGTTGGTATTGCTGGCCACTTAATTATAGGTAATAATGTGAGACTTCAGGCGCAGTCTGGAGTTGCAAGGAACATTAAAGATGATGAAACTCTGCAAGGAACACCATCTCTTGGATACACAGATTTTAATAAATCGTATGTTCATTTTAAGAATCTGCCTAAAATTGTGTCCGAAGTTGAAGAATTAAAGAAACAAATAATAAACCCAAAAAATGGAAATAATGGTTAA
- the tsaE gene encoding tRNA (adenosine(37)-N6)-threonylcarbamoyltransferase complex ATPase subunit type 1 TsaE has product MNIVFSLDQIQEVAEQILASNPKKIILFNGEMGVGKTTLIKQLCKSLGVQDATSSPTFSLVNEYNAANNQIVYHFDFYRLNKETEALDMGVDDYLYSGNWCFIEWSEKIENLLPEETSTINIELLADGKRELKLV; this is encoded by the coding sequence ATGAATATCGTTTTTTCATTAGATCAAATTCAAGAAGTTGCAGAGCAGATTTTAGCCTCAAATCCTAAAAAAATCATTCTTTTTAATGGAGAAATGGGGGTTGGAAAAACCACTCTAATAAAGCAATTATGCAAAAGTTTAGGTGTTCAGGACGCTACCAGCAGCCCAACATTTTCTTTGGTTAACGAATATAATGCAGCAAATAATCAAATTGTTTATCATTTTGATTTTTACAGATTAAATAAAGAAACTGAAGCGCTTGATATGGGCGTCGATGATTATTTGTACTCTGGAAACTGGTGTTTTATTGAATGGTCTGAAAAAATTGAAAACCTTCTTCCAGAGGAAACTTCAACTATTAATATTGAATTACTTGCAGACGGAAAAAGAGAACTAAAATTAGTATAA